The DNA region CAAAAAGCGGGAGTGGTAGTTTCTTTTCAGTTAATAACTCCTAAAAACTTCACTTCAAAAAACGCATCATAATCTTTATTTTGCAGAACTTTTTTAAACCGTTTTAAATGAAGGTCTGTATTGCCGAAAAACCTAGTGTTGCCCGCGAAATTGCCTCCGTGTTAGGGGCCAATACCAAACGTGATGGCTATTTTGAGGGCAATGGCTATGCGGTAACCTACACTTTTGGGCATCTTTGTACATTAAAAGAACCCAACGATTACAAACCGTATTGGAAAAGTTGGGATTTAAACAATTTGCCCATGCTGCCCGAAAAGTTCGAAACTAAAGTGGTGGCCAATTCGGGCATCCAAAAACAATTTAAAATAGTAAAAAGTTTATTTGATAAAGCCGAAGTTGTTATAAACTGCGGTGATGCGGGGCAGGAGGGTGAGCTCATACAGCGGTGGGTAATGAACGAGGCGCACTATAAAGGCGAAGTGAAACGCTTGTGGATTTCGTCATTGACCACCGAAGCCATTAAAGAAGGCTTTGAAAACCTAAAACCAGCCACTGATTACGATAATTTGTACTATGCTGGTTTTTCCCGTGCCATTGGCGATTGGCTGCTCGGTATGAATGCCACCCGTTTGTATACAGTAAAACATGGCGGTTATAAACAAGTGCTGTCGGTGGGGCGTGTGCAAACCCCCACTTTGGCTATGGTGGTGAACCGGTTTAAGGAAATCGAAAATTTTAAGCCACAACCGTATTGGGAACTTCAAACGCTATATCGCGAAACGCTTTTTAGTTACGAAGAGGGCCGATTTTTAAAGAAGGAAGATGGTGAAGCCTTGGCCAATAAAGTGAAGGAAAGTGAGTTCGAAATCATTTCCATCGAAAAAAAGAAGGGTAAGGATTATGCGCCCAAATTGTTCGATTTAACAGGGTTGCAGGTGTATTGCAACACCAAGTTTGGGTTTTCGGCGGAAGAAACTTTAAAGATAGTCCAAACGCTATACGAACGGAAAGTGGTGACTTACCCCAGAGTGGATACTACCTTTTTACCAAACGATATGTATCCGAAAGTATCGGGCATTCTTCAAAAACTGACGCAATATTCGGTATTGACGCAACCGCTTTTAGGAAAGAAAATTAAAAAGTCGAAGCGTGTTTTTGACGATAAAAAAGTGACCGATCACCACGCCATTATTCCCACGGGTATGCAAACCCAGCTCAACCCCGTACAACAGCAGGTTTACGATATTATTGTTCGGCGTTTTATTGCAGTGTTTTATGACGATTGTACCGTATCGAACACCACGGTGTTGGGTAGTGCTGCCGAGGTAACGTTTAAAGCCACTGGTAAAGAAATTTTAGATAAAGGTTGGCGCATCGTATTCGAAAATCCCAATAAAAAAGAAAAGGAATCGGGTATTTTGCCCACTTTCGAAAAAGGTGAAAAAGGCCCACACGAACCGTCGTTTTTAGAAAAGGAAACCAAACCGCCCAATCAATATACAGAAGCCTCGTTGCTTCGGGCCATGGAAACGGCGGGAAAACAGGTAGACGACGAAGAGCTTCGCGACTTAATGAAAGAAAACGGTATTGGCCGTCCATCAACACGAGCCAATATTATTGAAACGCTGTTTAAACGGAAATATATTAAGCGGAACAAAAAACAGGTGCTGCCCACAGTTACAGGCATTCAGTTGATTGAAACCATTCAGAACGATTTGTTGAAATCGGCCGAGCTTACCGGGAAGTGGGAAAAGCAGTTAAAAGACATCGAAAAAGGAGAATACAGTGCGGCTGCGTTTATAAAAAATATGAAGCGCATGGTAGATGCCTTGGTTTATGAAGTGCGCAGCGAAACCAAGCGGGCCAATATTTCGCAGGCCAACGTGATAAAAAACAGGCAGGCCAAAGCAGCCGAAAAAAAGCAAAAAGGCCTTTTGGCCGAAACCTGTCCCAAGTGTAAAAAGGGGACCTTGATAAAAGGGAAATCGGCTTATGGTTGCAGTGCGTTTAAGTCGGGTTGTCGTTTTGTGTTGCCCTTTAAGTTTGCTGAAAAGAAAATTTCAGAAAAACAGTTTATCCGCTTACTTCAAAAGGGAAGTACTGTGAATTTAAAAGGGTTTAAGACCGAGGCAGGAACTGTTGAAGGCTTGTTGCGTTTTGATGATGATTTCAACTTAAAATTGGAACCCAAAAAGTTTGCCGCGAAAGCGAAACCTGATGAGCTAAAGTGCCCCAAATGCCAAAAAGGGAATATTATAAAAGGAAAAACGGCCTACGGTTGTAGTAATTATTCATCGGGCTGCGATTTTAAAGTGCCTTTTGAAGTGGTAAAAGCCAAAATAAACGGACAGAAACCGACAAAAGAATTGGTGTATAAAATTTTAAGTGGTCATGCATAAAACGGCACACAAACACTTTGTAATTTATAAACCATTTCGAGTTTTAAGTCAGTTTAGAAGCAATTCCAGCAAACAGCAATCCAAACGATTTTTAGGTGAGTTTTATGATTTTCCCGTTGGAATTATGGCGATTGGGCGCTTGGATGAAACTTCGGAAGGTTTACTGCTGCTTACTACAGATGGCAAAACCAGCGCTTTTATAAACAGTCAAAAAGTTGAAAAGGAATATTATGCACAGGTGGATGGCGATATTTCGGAAGAAGCTGTTGAAAAGCTGAAAGCAGGGATTGAAATTAGTATCAACGGAAAAAAATACACTACCAAGCCATGCCAAGTTTTTAAATTGGAAAGCATACCCCATTTGCCCGAAAGAGGTAAAAAGATACGCGACGCGCGCCACGGCCCCACGAGTTGGGTGTCGATAACCTTAACCGAAGGGAAATTTAGGCAGGTACGAAAAATGACCTCGGCTGTTGGATTCCCGACGCTGCGTTTGGTGCGTGTTCGGATAGGGCAAATTAAAATAGGCAGTATGCAGCCCGGCGATGTTTTGGAGTTTCAAACATTCTGAAAAGAAATTAGAATTCAAGATTTCTACTTAATATTCAAAAGTTCAATTTAATTAAAAAAAATAAAAATTCTATTTTTTTCAACTAAATGTAAAGTTTTGTTTACTTTTGTATAAAAATAATAGAATATGAAAATTCAAATATTACCAAATTGGTGCAAAAAACTTGGACTTGCTCTTTTCATTATAGCTTCTGTTTTAAACGGTGGTTTAAACTTTATCAACAATTCAATCTACAAATACAATTCTCATGGAATCAATATTTCTGAACAGCAATTACAATCAGATAACAATGGGTTTTTAGCGCTTCTTAGTGCTTTTACGGGAGGAGTCTTTAATGTCGATTTTATAGCAATCATGTCTATGCTAATCTATATGATTTCAAAAGAAAAAGTTGAAGATGATTATATTGATAAATTGCGCCTAGAATCTTTTCAACTGACTTTTATAATTGGATTGTTGGCAACAATTGCTGTTTATCTTTTGAACAAGGATATAAAATTGACATTGGATTATTTTATTTTTCCACTACTTTGGTGCTATATAGCCATATTCCTAATCAAACGAAAACTATATCTATGAAAAATTTAGTAAAAGTGGAAAGGGCAAGGCACAATTTAACACAAGCAGATTTAGCCAAAGAACTAGGGGTTTCAAGACAGACTATACATGCTATAGAAAAAAATAAATTTAATCCTTCTGTAACACTTGCAATAAAAATGGCTAGATTTTTCAGTGTTACCGTTGAATACTTATTTGAAATTGAAGACTAGTTTTAAACCACACTATTCTACTGAAAACGAATGGCCTTTACCGGCGATATTTTGGTGATGATGTACGAGGGCACCAAAAGCATGAGCAAGCACAGTAGCAAAGTGCCTATGTTGAGTGCCAAAATGTAGCCGAAATTGATGTAAACTGAAACTTCGGAAACGTAATACACGCTGGGGTCGAGCGGAAACAATTTAAAATATTTTTGTGCAAATAGTAGCCCCAACCCGATGAGGTTTCCCCAAAACAGCCCAAGTAAAATTAAATACGAGGCGTTGAACAAAAACAGTTTGCGTATGCTCCAGTTGCTGCTTCCCAAGGCTTTTAAAATACCGATCATTTGGGTGCGCTCCAAGATTAAAACGAGCAGGGCGGTAATCATGTTAATGCCCGCTACGAGTATCATGATGCCAATAATGCCGTAAATGTTTTTGTCGAAAATTTTAACCCATTCAAAAATGGAGTAGTATTTGTCGGTAACGGTTTGGGTATTAAAAGTAGATGGGGTGTTTTTGTAAATGTCTCGACCTTTTTGTTCCAGATCGTTGTAATCGTCAATAAACACCTCTAAGTTTCCAATTTGGTCGTCTTCCCACCGGTTAATGCGTTGCAAATGCCTGATGTCTCCCAGGATGTATTGCGCATCTAAATCCTGGAATCCGGAACTGTAAATGCCCACTACGTTGTAGGTAATGATGTTGGGCAGTTTTTCGGGGTCGTCTTTGGCAAATACCATTTGGAATTTATCGCCCACCTTAAACTGCAAACGCTTGGCCAAATATTCCGAAATTAAAACTTCTTCGTTGCGTTTTTCAGAGTAATCGGGCAATCGGCCGTCGATTAAAAATTCCTTAAAATAACCCCAGTTATAATCACTGCCAACACCTTTTAAATAAACCCCTTCAAAATCGGTTTCAGTGCGTATCACTCCAAATTTTGAAGCCACGCCCTGAACGTGTTTTATGCCATCAACCGATTTAAATTCCGGATAAAATTCCTGATTTTTCGAAATAGGAATAATGCTTTCCTGAGAATTGTTACTATCGTAATTGGTGATGGTAACGTGGCCGTTAAAAGCCACCACCTTATCGCGAATTTTTTGCTGAAGCCCAATACCCGTAGCAATAGCGACCATCATCACCACAATACCAATGGCTATGGCGGCAATACCAATTTTTATTATTGGTGCCGAAACACTACTTTTATACGCTTTACTGCCAATAATACGTTTAGCTATAAAAAACTCGTAATTCAATTTTTAAATGAGGTTTAGTGTGTTCAAAAATACAGTTTTATTCCCGATAGTTGCCGGGATTGTTTTGTTAATTTCCTGTGGGAACTTGTCGAAGTCTGAAGCACGAAGCTTGAAGCCCGAAGTTTATGAAACAACGGAAAATAATCCTGTCATTGTTGGCGCCAACCAAACGGAACTGTATTTGCCGCTATTAAAAGGCAAACGCGTTGGTGTCGTGGCGAACCAAACTTCGGTGGTTTTTAAAGCTGGAAGTTTGGAGCCTGAAGCCCAAAGTTTTTCGCATCTTATTGATTCTTTATTGGCGCTGAAGGTTAATGTTAAAAAAGTTTTTGCTCCCGAACACGGTTTTCGAGGTCAGGCTGATGCGGGCGAAGTGGTAAAAGATGGTGTCGATACACGCACCAACCTGCCTATTGTGTCGCTTTACGGCAACAACAAAAAGCCTTCGAAAGAACAGTTGCAGGATTTGGATATTGTGGTTTTCGATATTCAGGATGTGGGCGCTCGGTTTTACACGTACATATCTACTTTACATTATGTGGTGGAGGCTTGTGCCGAGCAAAATATTCCGGTATTGATTTTAGACCGACCCAATCCAAACGGACATTATATTGATGGCCCTATTTTGGAGATGGAGCACCAAAGTTTTGTGGGGATGCACCCGATTCCGATAGTACATGGCATGACCATTGGCGAATATGCAAAAATGATTAATGGCGAAAAATGGCTCAAAAACGGCGTGCAATGTGAGTTGTCCGTAATTCCAATTAAAAATTACGACCATAAAAAAACTTACAGTTTGCCCATTAAACCGAGTCCGAATCTGCCCAACGATAAATCAATTAATCTGTATCCGAGTTTGTGTTTTTTTGAAGGCACCAATGTTAGCGCTGGACGTGGAACGGATTCACAATTTCAAATTTTCGGAAGTCCGTTTTTAAATGCTGAGGTGTTTCCTTATGAATTTACCCCAAAACCGAACGACGGCGCAAAACACCCAAAACACAAAAACAAATTGTGCTTCGGAAAAGATTTGCAGCAAACTAAAAATTTAAGCACACTAAACTTAAATTGGCTCATTGAAGCTTATAAAAACACAGCGGATAAGTCTCAATTTTTCAATAACTTTTTTGTGAAGCTCGCTGGGACACAAACGTTGCAACAGCAAATTGAGCAAGGCTTGACTGAAAAAGAAATTAAAGCTACTTGGAGTGAAGGTTTGGAGAAGTTTAAGGAAATCCGTGAAAAATATTTGGTTTATCCGTAATAGGTTAAATAGTATTGTTTTATAGAAGTTAAATACGGTGTTTCAGGTTGATCGGAGTCGAAACCAAATTGAAATCCCAGCTGCTTAAGGCCTTTCGACTCTAGTTTATCTTGAGCGAAGCCGAAAGGATTAGGGTGACAGTTGTCAACTTTATTTGAATACAGGCGTAACTACGGAATTCGTATATCCAATTTATATAAATTAATCAAAGCAAAAAGCACCCAGTTGCAGGTTTGCAACCAAGTGCTTCATCAAACAAAAACCCAAAATCAAACACTTCAAACGGGTTTTTTAACCAAACAAACCATGTTATAGTGCTTTAACTTCCTTGGTCGTTAAGGGGCCGAGTTCAAAGCTGCTTTCCAGTAATTCTTTTTTTAGTTTTTTTACATTTTCCAGGTTGTTGTTGGCTTTGTAGATTTTGGCCAAATGAAACAATACATCGGGTTCAGAAGTTTTACCAACCACATGTTCTTCCATAACTTTTAAAGCTTCTTTTGTGTCGCCATGGTTGTAATGTGTCCACGCCAACAAATCGTACGATTGTGGGGTAGGTCGGTTTTGAATTTCCTCAATTGCTATTTTTAAAGCTTCTGTAGTTTGGGTAGCGTTTTCGGCGTATAAAAGGGTGTTGTGCTTGTTGTACATATCGCCATAAAGCGGATTTTTCACAGCATCGAAATAACGGTCCAATTCTTCTTCTTTTAAGTTTTGATTACCCATAAAATCGGCAATTTCTGCTTTTAGTAAATGGTAATCCGGAGCATTGTATGTTTTCGAAATGGCATTTAAAATACGCATGGCCTCATCGGCATTATTTTCGTGTGAATAGACAATCCAAGCAAGGCCTTTTTTTGCATAAGCATCAGTGGGGTCGAGCTCCAAAGCTTTTAAATAATGTTGATAGGAATCGCTTATCTTTCCGGCGTGACCGTAATAATCGGCCAAGTTGGTGTAAACCCACTGTTTGGTTGAAGGTATATTTGAAGCTTCAGCAATGGTTTTGGCCTGCTCCATATATTTTATGGCAGCATCTAAATTTCCGCGATGGTCAGACCATTTTGACAAGCGGATTAAATAATCGAAATCGCCTTCTTTTCTCGTTTTTTCCAAATAGGTTTTGGCTATTTCAAAGTTTCCTAATTCCATGTGGACGTCGAACAGCATTTTTTGAGTGCCTTTTAAATTTTCGCCATTGGTTTCTGCTTTTTCCAAAAGTGCCAAAGCATCCTTAAAACGGTGTTGCGAAATGTAGTTTCTGGCTAAAGATCTCAGATACCCAGCATGGCTGTAATGGGTAAAATTATTGGCTTCAATCAAGTAGTTTTCGGCATCGATAAGTGTTTCAATCTGTCCGGTGTGCTGAAAAATTTGAGATTGAGAGGCAGCGGCTTTGGCAAAGTAGGGGAACTGATTGGGTTCTTTTTCTAGCTTTTCTTCCCAAAAAATTAAATCAGATTTTACCAAATCCAGCCTCTCGTTCTCTGTGTTTTCTAAATAGATATTATAATCTTTCCTTTGGGTAATTTGTTTTTCTTTTTTGCCACAGCTTACCGTAATAATTAGCAAAAGCAAAATGGCTATATGTTTAAATGGTTTCATGTTGTGTTCTTTTTTTATAGTTTTTGTTTGGTAGTAACCCTAAAACAAGGCATAGCCAAGTTTTAGGGTTGTGTAGGTGTTCATGTTTTACCAAGGCGAAGCTAGGTAAGGGAAGGAGCTCAAAAAGGCTTTGTCGTTGGCATCTACATTGTCGTTAGACAATCCAGGGTTTTCGCTAAAATCTTCACCGCCAAAAATGAGCAGTAATTCTACGGTAATGACATCGTCTGCCAAGGCTCTACCTGTTAAAACGTTGGTGCCATCGTAAAAGGTAGTGGTGCCGTCCAGCGATACGTTTAATACATCGGTAGCCAAAAGACCGGTAAACGTAGCAGCATCTAAACCTAAAGCGTTTTCGTCACCAGCATTGTCATAAGCTGGGCTCAAGGCTATTAGGTTGGCTTCAAATTTACTCTGAAATGCTGCATTCTGAGCCGATGGTACGGTTACGTTAAACATATCTTTATCTGCACTGGCCACAAAAACAGTGTTTACGGCAGGCCTACCCATTTGGTCTTCTTGGGTGTAGGTTCCAGAGAAATCTGGTCCGGTGGGTTGCATGGTGTTGTCATCATCGTTGGAACAGTTGAAAGCCATTAAGGAAACGGCACATGCCACTGTAAATAGTTTTATATTTTTTATAGTTTTCATAATTCTAAAATTTATACGGTTGCGTTATTTTATTTTCTTTTTGATTCTACCCAAGTATTGATGGTGCCAGAGCCGCCAATCATACTTTTGGGCACTTCTACGACGATAGACATCACATTAGTACCAGCAAAGGTGTCGGCACCAGGATTGTTAAAGCTGGTGGCATTACCAGCAATAATTTCTGAGTATTGTGCAAAATCCATAAAGAAGGGATCATCACGAGGCCCGGCAAAAAAGCTCATGCCTCCATACGAAGCTATTTTGGCATTTTCGCCATATGCGGTAATATCTACCACGCCACCAACAGTAGCGTTGGTTTGAATGGTACTGTTCAATCCGGTTTGCGATGGTGCTACGGGACCGAAAAAGTACATTTTACCATCTTTTGGAATGGCTTGAATGACTAAGTCCTCTACATTGTCGTTGGTAGTATCAATATTAAATTCAACCAACACGTTTTCGTTAAATGTGGCACTGCCCGTTGCACTGGGGCTAAGTAAGCCTTGCAGGTTGGCTGCAAATACAATGTTGTCTGTGTTTTCACCTTGAAAGGCGTAAAAATCGGTAATATCACTATTACCACCTTGAACGGCTGGAGCATCGATATGATCGGCCGCGATAATAAAGAAACTAGCTATGGCTAAGATTCCAATTCCAAATACAATTGTTAATTTTTTCATGATTTTGAGATTTTGTTGTTAATATGTTTTTGACTCTCACCCATACCTACGCAAAAAAGGAAATAGCGGTTTTGTTAAAATTTTGTTAAAGCAAAAGTTGTGGTTATAAAGCGTTAAAAACACTATTTTTACACCTTAAATATTTAGTGGATAGTTATGAACCCATCTTCGGCAGGTTGGATAAAAAAGTTGGTTAGGGAGGTTGAAAAGAACAACCGTTTTTTGGTGTACGATGAAGAAAGCTTTTACGATGCTTTGCGCTCTTGCGGGTTTATTTATGGCAGCAATTTTAGTGTGGTGGCGCAGGTTTTTCCAAAAAAAGATTTTTCGGAAGAGGAACTGTGCAAAACCAATTTCTGTTTAGCGTTTTTGTACGCCCACGCCCAATCTAAAACCAGTGTACCCTTTGTAGAGAGTGTTATTACGTTTTACACGGCCATTAATGAAATAAAAACCTCGTTTTTTAAAGGGCTTTTAGGCGGGAAAAAATCGAATGAGCAATTGGAGGATATCATCCATAAACGTATTCAGATAGATGCTAATGTGCTCACAAAAAACTTCAATTATTTTATTATAAATGCCTTGTTGTACGTTGATGTTTTGGCGTATATGGAATATTTGAAAAATGAAAGCATCAGTATTGATTATATTAAAAATTTGGAAGCTTCGATAGTCGCCATTTCATTGGATGTTTTAAATTCAAAAGCCTTAAAAAATCAGTACGACGAAAGTTTGATGAGGTTGTTCGAATCGTCATTGCGCTACAGCGATAACAAAAACTTCACTTATAAAAAAGCGGTGAGACATTTAAAGTCGCCATTGGAGAAATATTATGTTTTGGATATTTCGTGCATGGCCACTTGGAGCGACCAAATGATTGATGTAAAGGAAGAACAGTTTTTGGAAAAATTGGGGCGCGATTTAGATTTGAGCCTTTCCCGAATACACCAATCCATAAAAACGGTCAACCATTTTTATACTGAACATAAAGACAATATTGCGCTTTTAAGTTCTAAAAATATGGTGAAGAGTTTTTACGATAATTCCAGTAAAATGGTGTACAAACTCATTAGAAGAAACAGCAAGCGTTTGTATAGGGAATTAAAGGATAGCAAAGAGTTGATGGTGCTGCTAACCCAATCTACCGTTCGGGATTTAACTCCGGCCGAACAAAAAAAAGTACAGGAACAGCTTCTGGATATTTTTAAATCCATACCCAGTTTAGCTATTTTTTTATTGCCCGGAGGTGCCATCCTGCTGCCTTTGGTAGTTAAATTTATTCCTAAATTATTGCCTTCGGCTTTCGACGAAAACAGAATTGAAGAATAAAAACGGTTGATATTTGTCTTTTTTCTAGTAGATTTACACAACTACTAACTTAAAGACAACTATAATGGTATCATACACTGTTGAAGAAATTAATAACCTGTTGAAGGGGGAATTAGTCGGAAATACCACCCAAAAGATTGAAGGTCCTGAGCAACTTCGAAAAGCAAAACCGCATCACATCACGTTTATTGGCAGTACCAAATACCTAAAATATTGGGATGAATCGGAAGCCAGTGCCGTGCTGGTTAACGATAATTTGTCGTTAGAACCTGGTGAAAACCGAGCCATCATAAAAGTAAAAAATGCCGATTTGGCCATGGCCCAAGTGTTGGAGCTTTTCAATCCGCCGGCACCTGTGTTTGAAAGTGATATCCACCCCACGGCGGTAATCCACGACACGGCAAAAATAGGTGAAGGCTGTAAAATTGGAGCCAACTGCTACGTGGGTAAAGATGTTGTGCTTGGCAATGGCGTGGTGTTGTATCCCAATGTTTGTGTTTTTGATGAAACCATAATTGGCGATAATACCGTAGCGTGGTCAGGAACCGTGATTCGCGAGCGTTGCATCATTGGTAGTCACTGTATTTTCCACACGAATGTGAGTATTGGGGCCGATGGTTTCGGCTACCGTCCTAGCGACGATGGTCGTGGTTTGGTGAAAATCCCGCAAATTGGAAATGTAATTATTGGGCACTATGTTGAAATTGGGGCCAATTCTTGTGTGGATCGCGCTAAGTTTAGCTCAACCATCATTGGCGATGGCAGTAAAATTGATAATTTGGTGCAAATAGGCCACAACAGCGTTATGGGGCGCTCGTGTATCATGGCGGGGCACAGTGGACTGGCCGGTTCGGTAACTTTGGGCGATGGTGTTATTATTGGTGGTGCCGCCTCGATAAAAGACCATACTACGATTCATTCGGGAGCTACAGTTGGTGCAGGCTCGGGAGTTGTTGGCGATGTGGAAGCCGGAAAAACCGTATTGGGTTACCCAGCGCAAGATTCGCGCGACATGCTAAAGCAGTGGGTGGCTATGCGCCGATTGACGAAGACGTAAAGTGAGTAGAGTAATATTTTTTAATTAATTATTTGAATAATATTACTCCAACCACCCCTTAAAATCCTTAACGCGTTCACGGGCAACAATAACCTCCTGTTCATTAAACGAATTCAGTTTTATTTGTAAACGTGAGTTGGTGTAGCTTACCATATCTTTTATGGCATTGATGTTTACAAAGAATTTTCTGTTGATTCGGAAAAAAGTTTGGGGTTCCAGTTCGTTTTCCAAATGCTCTAAAGTGGTATCCAAAAGGTAATTCCGTCCCTCGGTGGTGTGCAGGTATGTCCCTTTGTTTTCACTGTAAAAGCATTCAATGTCGTCGATATTTATCAGTTTTAAATGCTGACCCACTTTTACCGAAAAGCGTTTTTTGTATTCGCGGTCTATGGGGTTAACGAGCAGTTTTTTTATATCGTTAAAATCTAAAGTTACGGCTTGGTTGTGGTGGGTGCGCTCTTTGTATTTGTTTACTGCGGTAGCCAAATCTTCGTCATCAATAGGTTTTAACAGGTAATCGATACTATTAAGTTTAAAGGCTTGTAGGGCATATTCGTCGTAGGCTGTGGTGAAAATAACCGCCGATTTTATTTCGAGAGTTTCAAAAATTTCGAAGGATAGCCCATCGCTGAGTTGAATATCGAGGAAAATTAAATCGGGGTGCGTATGGTTTTGAAACCAATCGATGGATTCTTTAACGGAATGTAACATGGTTTCGGCATTGAGTCCTAAATTTTGAAGCATGCGTTGCAGCCTTCTTGCCGATGGTTTTTCGTCCTCTATGATAATAATGTTCATTTGGCAGGTTTTATTGGTTTGTATAAAATTTCAATGTGACTGTTAGAAAAGATTATTCCCATCGTTTGGTGTTTTCTTTGTTAAGGTACTCTTTCATTTTCCGGGTTTCCCAT from Tamlana crocina includes:
- a CDS encoding DNA topoisomerase 3, whose product is MKVCIAEKPSVAREIASVLGANTKRDGYFEGNGYAVTYTFGHLCTLKEPNDYKPYWKSWDLNNLPMLPEKFETKVVANSGIQKQFKIVKSLFDKAEVVINCGDAGQEGELIQRWVMNEAHYKGEVKRLWISSLTTEAIKEGFENLKPATDYDNLYYAGFSRAIGDWLLGMNATRLYTVKHGGYKQVLSVGRVQTPTLAMVVNRFKEIENFKPQPYWELQTLYRETLFSYEEGRFLKKEDGEALANKVKESEFEIISIEKKKGKDYAPKLFDLTGLQVYCNTKFGFSAEETLKIVQTLYERKVVTYPRVDTTFLPNDMYPKVSGILQKLTQYSVLTQPLLGKKIKKSKRVFDDKKVTDHHAIIPTGMQTQLNPVQQQVYDIIVRRFIAVFYDDCTVSNTTVLGSAAEVTFKATGKEILDKGWRIVFENPNKKEKESGILPTFEKGEKGPHEPSFLEKETKPPNQYTEASLLRAMETAGKQVDDEELRDLMKENGIGRPSTRANIIETLFKRKYIKRNKKQVLPTVTGIQLIETIQNDLLKSAELTGKWEKQLKDIEKGEYSAAAFIKNMKRMVDALVYEVRSETKRANISQANVIKNRQAKAAEKKQKGLLAETCPKCKKGTLIKGKSAYGCSAFKSGCRFVLPFKFAEKKISEKQFIRLLQKGSTVNLKGFKTEAGTVEGLLRFDDDFNLKLEPKKFAAKAKPDELKCPKCQKGNIIKGKTAYGCSNYSSGCDFKVPFEVVKAKINGQKPTKELVYKILSGHA
- a CDS encoding pseudouridine synthase, with protein sequence MHKTAHKHFVIYKPFRVLSQFRSNSSKQQSKRFLGEFYDFPVGIMAIGRLDETSEGLLLLTTDGKTSAFINSQKVEKEYYAQVDGDISEEAVEKLKAGIEISINGKKYTTKPCQVFKLESIPHLPERGKKIRDARHGPTSWVSITLTEGKFRQVRKMTSAVGFPTLRLVRVRIGQIKIGSMQPGDVLEFQTF
- a CDS encoding helix-turn-helix transcriptional regulator yields the protein MKNLVKVERARHNLTQADLAKELGVSRQTIHAIEKNKFNPSVTLAIKMARFFSVTVEYLFEIED
- a CDS encoding FtsX-like permease family protein, coding for MNYEFFIAKRIIGSKAYKSSVSAPIIKIGIAAIAIGIVVMMVAIATGIGLQQKIRDKVVAFNGHVTITNYDSNNSQESIIPISKNQEFYPEFKSVDGIKHVQGVASKFGVIRTETDFEGVYLKGVGSDYNWGYFKEFLIDGRLPDYSEKRNEEVLISEYLAKRLQFKVGDKFQMVFAKDDPEKLPNIITYNVVGIYSSGFQDLDAQYILGDIRHLQRINRWEDDQIGNLEVFIDDYNDLEQKGRDIYKNTPSTFNTQTVTDKYYSIFEWVKIFDKNIYGIIGIMILVAGINMITALLVLILERTQMIGILKALGSSNWSIRKLFLFNASYLILLGLFWGNLIGLGLLFAQKYFKLFPLDPSVYYVSEVSVYINFGYILALNIGTLLLCLLMLLVPSYIITKISPVKAIRFQ
- a CDS encoding DUF1343 domain-containing protein, producing the protein MRFSVFKNTVLFPIVAGIVLLISCGNLSKSEARSLKPEVYETTENNPVIVGANQTELYLPLLKGKRVGVVANQTSVVFKAGSLEPEAQSFSHLIDSLLALKVNVKKVFAPEHGFRGQADAGEVVKDGVDTRTNLPIVSLYGNNKKPSKEQLQDLDIVVFDIQDVGARFYTYISTLHYVVEACAEQNIPVLILDRPNPNGHYIDGPILEMEHQSFVGMHPIPIVHGMTIGEYAKMINGEKWLKNGVQCELSVIPIKNYDHKKTYSLPIKPSPNLPNDKSINLYPSLCFFEGTNVSAGRGTDSQFQIFGSPFLNAEVFPYEFTPKPNDGAKHPKHKNKLCFGKDLQQTKNLSTLNLNWLIEAYKNTADKSQFFNNFFVKLAGTQTLQQQIEQGLTEKEIKATWSEGLEKFKEIREKYLVYP
- a CDS encoding tetratricopeptide repeat protein yields the protein MKPFKHIAILLLLIITVSCGKKEKQITQRKDYNIYLENTENERLDLVKSDLIFWEEKLEKEPNQFPYFAKAAASQSQIFQHTGQIETLIDAENYLIEANNFTHYSHAGYLRSLARNYISQHRFKDALALLEKAETNGENLKGTQKMLFDVHMELGNFEIAKTYLEKTRKEGDFDYLIRLSKWSDHRGNLDAAIKYMEQAKTIAEASNIPSTKQWVYTNLADYYGHAGKISDSYQHYLKALELDPTDAYAKKGLAWIVYSHENNADEAMRILNAISKTYNAPDYHLLKAEIADFMGNQNLKEEELDRYFDAVKNPLYGDMYNKHNTLLYAENATQTTEALKIAIEEIQNRPTPQSYDLLAWTHYNHGDTKEALKVMEEHVVGKTSEPDVLFHLAKIYKANNNLENVKKLKKELLESSFELGPLTTKEVKAL
- a CDS encoding DUF4331 family protein, with amino-acid sequence MKTIKNIKLFTVACAVSLMAFNCSNDDDNTMQPTGPDFSGTYTQEDQMGRPAVNTVFVASADKDMFNVTVPSAQNAAFQSKFEANLIALSPAYDNAGDENALGLDAATFTGLLATDVLNVSLDGTTTFYDGTNVLTGRALADDVITVELLLIFGGEDFSENPGLSNDNVDANDKAFLSSFPYLASPW
- a CDS encoding DUF4331 family protein, whose amino-acid sequence is MKKLTIVFGIGILAIASFFIIAADHIDAPAVQGGNSDITDFYAFQGENTDNIVFAANLQGLLSPSATGSATFNENVLVEFNIDTTNDNVEDLVIQAIPKDGKMYFFGPVAPSQTGLNSTIQTNATVGGVVDITAYGENAKIASYGGMSFFAGPRDDPFFMDFAQYSEIIAGNATSFNNPGADTFAGTNVMSIVVEVPKSMIGGSGTINTWVESKRK
- a CDS encoding LETM1-related biofilm-associated protein; its protein translation is MNPSSAGWIKKLVREVEKNNRFLVYDEESFYDALRSCGFIYGSNFSVVAQVFPKKDFSEEELCKTNFCLAFLYAHAQSKTSVPFVESVITFYTAINEIKTSFFKGLLGGKKSNEQLEDIIHKRIQIDANVLTKNFNYFIINALLYVDVLAYMEYLKNESISIDYIKNLEASIVAISLDVLNSKALKNQYDESLMRLFESSLRYSDNKNFTYKKAVRHLKSPLEKYYVLDISCMATWSDQMIDVKEEQFLEKLGRDLDLSLSRIHQSIKTVNHFYTEHKDNIALLSSKNMVKSFYDNSSKMVYKLIRRNSKRLYRELKDSKELMVLLTQSTVRDLTPAEQKKVQEQLLDIFKSIPSLAIFLLPGGAILLPLVVKFIPKLLPSAFDENRIEE